The Anas acuta chromosome 9, bAnaAcu1.1, whole genome shotgun sequence sequence ACTTTCAACAATATTTGCAGCCAGTCTGTTTGCATATTGTTCCACATGTGGTGGGGAATCACTGTGAAAGCGATCTGCCTCTGCAACCTCTGCCTCATCTGCTATGATTTTGTTCTTGCGCATTAGAGATTCAATAGAACTCGCCCACGTCTCGTGAATCAACATATCAGTGATCTGGTCAGTCTTGCATCTTTGGTACAGGCAGGAATCAGACTTGCAAAGACCTGAAGAAGCCACAGTACTGACTGGCTGTACGCTTAGGGAATCCCGGTGATGCTGGGCAAATCCATCTAATGAATTTGCCTTGACTGGGATGTTAACTGTTAGTCTAGAGCTGGATGACCTGGTGTCAGGCATAGAGGATTGTCTGAAGCAAAAAGGTGATCGTAGAGAGGGTGGTAGCAAACTGCCACACCAGTCCTTTGAATTTCGAGGGGAAGATAAgttatctttgttttccttctctatttCTCTTAGCATATACCTATAAAATTCTTCTGTTATGCTTTCTGTACTGGACTGTTTGGATGGGCAACTTGGTCTTACGTTAAGGTGACCATTTTTCTTGGCTACTTGTTGCAAAGCAGAAGTTAAGatgttgtttgcattttttcctgcataGTAATCCAGTAATAAATCAAAGcctcttccttcattttccatCTGGTTCACCATAAATCTTGAAAATTCATCTGTAATGCTTTCGCAGCTAGATTGCTTTGAGACAGAACTTGTCTGGCTCACCGATTGACCAAAGGTGTTCATTAGGCCTAAGGTATTGACAGAGGCTTTGGAATCTGCATCCTCCTCTGGGATGCTCTCACAGCTTGAGGCCTTGGCTCGGCTCCATCTGTCACAGTGCAGCCTGTTCCTGGGATGGTTTGGACCTTGCCAGATGCTATCAACCATGGAGAGTTCAGTGAGGTTCATGATCTTTGCAGCCACTTCATTTGCAAAGATATTGACAGAATCTGGTGCATCCTCAAGGTTTATAGATTCATCTACTACCCGATTCATCAACTTTTCCTTTAGCTCAGGATGCTCATCTGTCTTCCTTTTGATCTCGCTGAGCCTAGGTGCCCTGTGCTTCCGAACAACTGAGCTATTAGCATgggtttcctttttcctcttcatggTTCTGCATGACAAACTCTGGGTCACCAGATACTCGTTGCCTCTCTTCCATGCACAGAACCAGGGTTGCTTTCCATTTGAGTTTTCAAGACAAATGGCAGCTATTTCTGTTGCCATAGAGACCACTGTTTCTGCCAATTCTTCTGCAAAATCTGTTATGCAATATTTATCCCTTGAATGTTTCACCTGGAGCACAGGCTGAGAAGGAAGCAAGACATGACTTCCTAACAAAGATAAGCTAACTTGGACTTCATCTTTTAGCACAGCATCACACTTATGCTTCAGCTGGTTATCTGCATTCACAGCGGCATTGGAAGACTGTTGTTCTTGAACACCATGCCTGCATTCATTGTTTGCAAAGATGTTTTCTCTGTCTGAAAATGATCTGTAGTCTTTCTTCTTCTGATTGCTACCCTGATTTGGGGATTTGTAACAGTCTCGTGTGGTTCTTTTCAGGTATCTTTTCTTGGGAGATGTTTTTGCAACAAGCCCATTATGCCCAGTGGCTCTGCTTAGTTCTGAATTCAGTGTGGCACTTTCCTTGCTATTTATATCTCTCATGTTAGTTTTCCTAGTGCCTGTACCATTTCCAAGTTCTTTGGTAGCACTGTAACATGTACCAAATGACTTAACAGCAGAATGATCAAGGGGTCTGTGTGATGTTTCATGTGTGGTTGCCTGTGTAGGCCATCCTTCCACTCTTGTTACTTTCTTGGCTTTTGGGCTGTCAGAAAACAGAGGAGAACACTCTTCAACTTGTCTTATGTCATTCATCTTCTTGCAAGTGAAATATATCACATTAAAAAGCAACTCATTTGCAGTCTCCATGAAAATGTCTTGTGTACTCGAGCTGTTTTCTGAAGGGGGCTGTAGCTGTCTCTTCTTCCTAACCTCTTCGATAGAATGACGTAGAATAATATTAGATAAGTTTTGTGCAAGTTCATCCCTGATTACTCCATCAGAGTGTGGAATCTGTGGCCTTGCTGCTGTTTCAATAATTCTTCCATTCATGGATTCCATAAAATGCCCTACATTTTTGTATGTATTGGGTTTTGTCAAAATTGTTGATGCCTCTTTGAGAAGTGCCTCTGCAATGCTATCATTCAGCTTCTCCATGCTGCTTCCTATAGCTATGCTGCAATGAAGAGTGATGGCTGCAGAAgtctgagctgcaggcagcagaccACCCGAAGTTGCAGGGTACTTCTCTTCCTTTGCTTCCCCCAGTCCACAGACTGCTACAGCACTTGCTACCTGAGTCATGCCACACAGCGCAGATGGAAATGAATATTCTGTACCAGCACAATCCTCAAGTAGCTGTGAAGATGCCGTCTGTGTCTCTTCATTATCTACTGCTCCATTTTTGGAGTCTGTGGTTTCTTGGTCCTGTCTGAACTTTTCTGCAGCCTGCGGACTTGAGATGGTTCCAATGACAGTCGCTGCACACGCCAAGGCCATCTCCAGTGCACTCTGGCTTTGCCCATTTGCATGTTCTTCCTCGAAGTAATCTGAAACTTCAGCAGAGCTTTCTGATTCAGTCCAGTGGCACACATTTGGGAAGGCAGACCCTGGCCAGTCAGACACATTCTCACAGCTGTCTGGACTTTGCACTATGACGATCTTTGGAAGTTCATTCCATGATCGGGCAGCAGACACATCTTCTGACTTGCAGGAGCTCCCCACAGAGATGCTGACCGCAGCCTCCTCATTAAAAGTGGGTTGAGACTGTGACAGTCTGATGAATGCATCTTGCAGAACAGATTCTGCTAAATTTGTGGCATACTGACCTGTAGATGCTTGCTCATGTTGCCAGGGGGGATCACTTTTCCTACCACCTGCACATTCCTCTATGTCTACCTTACTGATGTGTTTTGCTATGGGGTCATGAAGAGGCCCCAGCTCCTCTTTAGCCATTTTGGTTAAAGATACATCTTCTAATACATTAACTGAGCAGGAGTGTTCAACCCCACTAGTCAAATTACTGGTACTGACAGATGGTGTAGCTGTTTCCACTAATTCCTTCTGCCATGGGATTTCCTGGTCTGGTTTATCTTCAGGTTGTGAGATGCCATCTTCAGCCGCAGCATTCACAGCTTCAGAGACTCTAgtagctgtattttctttattaatggAATTTCCTTCCAAAATGAATGGCAACCTGGCTTTCCTGTAGTGGAGATTTTcaaatccttttcctttattttttttgatatcTGAAGATGATTCtgaaacacttattttttcatGGCCTACTAAAAGAAAAGTAAGGTATTAATCTTTGCAGAATACTCTggaactttaaaaagaaaatggttgtATAACTGTCTAATGCATTACTGCTCTGTAAAACTGCTGTACAACCACGTATCCttgtctttgaagaaaaatttaaagTATGAATAGCCATCCGTTTTCTAAATTACAAACAAATATATGCATAGATTAACACTGAGTACAATTTCTGTAAGCACTGCTATGGCTGTTCTGTAATACAGAATTATGCAATAGCAGAATTATGCTCAGTCTCATTGCTTTTACCAGTTTTATACTCATCAGCCTCGTTTTCCTCCTCGAGGTGCTCAGATGCTGTGAGGAAATCTTCTTCTATTGAGGACACTGAGCAGTTTGTGTCATCCTCAGGCTTTGAGACATGAGCTTCTATCTGCAGCTGTCTCTCCTGAACAAGCTCAAGCCCAATCAGAAACTTGTTTATTTCAAAGATGATGCAGCTTGCACTGTTCTTCCTGTTCCCCCTTGCACACTGAACCAAGCAGACATCTGCTAGCCAAGGACACTAGAGGGGAAAAGAATCTCAAAGagttatttaattaaaagcaaacaaacaaacaagcttgTTTTAAGCATCCCTCCATCAAAATCTCAGGAATGTTCTGTTGTGAAGATACAGTTTGTCATTTAGAAATTTGTAACACAGTGTGCAGTCAGATATATGCCAAAATAAGACCGCTTGGATCAACATCTGttaaagaagcattttaatAGAGAACCCAGTTGCATCACAGGGGTgtctttattttgttgaaataaccattattttttttccaatcaatTTCTTGTCTTAATGACAGTGTTACTGGCTTTAAACTATGTCAGAGTTAGCCACCTGACACACCGTTATTACAGCCCTCACGCCACCCAGTATTACCTGTCTCTGGAGGGAATTGTTTGTGGGCATGAATTCCGTTTCAGGATAATTTCTGCTGAAACGCTTGTTTTGAAGGCAGCCCTGTACATACTGGCTGGTGAGATGAAGAGCAGGTCACCTTTAGATGTTCTTGCAAACTATTTTAagatagttttattttctttgttatctCTCTCACTCCTTATTTGCCCAAAGCCCTGTTATTTCAGACCAGCATAACCTCCAATTGCAAACGTGCAATGTGGTGAACCTTTACATAAAAGATGTCTTAGCCAGAGAGGCTGTATAGTTAAGCAGGAAGTTGggcagaaactgagaaaaaagaaCTCTTGTTATCCTCACTTGATTGATATTAAACCTGTTGGATGTTTATACTCCCTCAAAGCTAAGTTGATATCTCTGCATGGGACTGTGTTTGTGGTACAGATATACTCTGAAGCAAAGCCAAATTTTTGCAGCTTGTGAGCTTTAACTCGAGACCCCCAGGAAGGAGACAGCCTAAGTGTAACCAACTCTGGATCAAGATTTTCAGCTATGTAAAAGACACCCTGGACTCCCTGTGCATTTGCAGAATACCTAACATAACGCAACCCCATCCTAGGAATGGGTGTGAAAGCAAAGTAGAAACTCAGTAATAACAGTGGGATGATTATTTTGTTGGAACTGCCTGTTTTATTAGCCTACTATTCCTTTACAACTGAAAAATGTGTCTGAACAGAAAACCAGATATGTTAGCCtgttaaaagtaaaatacaaaagaaagaaagatttaattttttttttttttttttgataatagCCCCTCAGGAATTGTTACTGAATCAGACCTAAGCATATGCTGTGTTGTGAGAACTGTTATTAATAACAGATGCAGTCTTAGAGCAAACATTCCCATGCTGTTTCTCCAGTCCTTGGTTTGCAGGGCCATGCTTGTGAAAGGGTGTAAGGATGATGCAAATCTCCTTACAAATAAAGTTCTCTGGAAAGCCTAGCAAATATAAGGGCCAACATAGCATTTGCTTATCTATTCAATAAATCTCTCTATCTCAATGCAAAAGCTCTACTCATCTTACAGAAATGTAGgttagtttttatttctctgttacCTACCGTCTGTAAAAGCTGCTAGTCCCAATGGCCGTGTTCTTTTAGCACTGGGCTGACTCTTTATTTGGGAAGCAGTGTTATCGCTGTGTGTACCACAGAGGCTTCCCCCCAGGGATGCCTGGCTTGGCACCCCCACCCAAGGCTtgtatgcttttctttctaaatcttTCTCAATTCAGCCACTAGTCACAAGTGGCAAGGAAGCTCTATAATCAGGTAATTTCTCTCTTTAATGAGCATCTCATtggtataaaataaaatagctagtGCCTGCTTCATGAAGATTTATGTACACAAATCAGCAGTATCAGTGgaagaaagttttcttttttttttttttttttttccttcctgcagttACCTGTTCATTTTAGAGCCAGTTGGACAGTTTTGTActgcaggacacatctgcagttTTAATGAAGTGGTTTCCAATTCATGCTTAGGCAAATGAGATCATAATCGGACCGGAAATaccaaagtattttttgttatttttctttgcacagacatgaagagaaagaaataacaagATAAAAGTGGAAAggagtaatatttttttttttttttgaaaaaaaacaaacaaaacaaaacacccccaCTCCCCGCAAGCCACCTTTTTATTATAATAAGGAGTTAAGTTCCTGGAACTTGTGTGTTGAAATGCCTTTAAGCAAATGTTatcatttgtttcctttctcaatGTGGTGCCAGTAGGAGGAATTTTTGGCCTGCAGTTTCTGATTATGGCACATTTCATTGGCAATAACAGGAATGAAGGAGTTTGTGTGAGAACTTTGCCTTTAGCTCTTTTAAATGCTAAGTTTTAATTTATGCGTTAATTACTTTT is a genomic window containing:
- the SPHKAP gene encoding A-kinase anchor protein SPHKAP isoform X3, encoding MLGLIKDAESNFESPLMQEVPEHQGNSTDSSGSSLGSSVTACKKILCSNSLLESTDYWLQNQRTPCQIGFLEDKSESNCASVCFVNLDANRDDCSDEQVQQKLISVSPNLPKLISSMNVQPPKENEIVLLSGLTSGNLQADYEVPQCPWLADVCLVQCARGNRKNSASCIIFEINKFLIGLELVQERQLQIEAHVSKPEDDTNCSVSSIEEDFLTASEHLEEENEADEYKTVGHEKISVSESSSDIKKNKGKGFENLHYRKARLPFILEGNSINKENTATRVSEAVNAAAEDGISQPEDKPDQEIPWQKELVETATPSVSTSNLTSGVEHSCSVNVLEDVSLTKMAKEELGPLHDPIAKHISKVDIEECAGGRKSDPPWQHEQASTGQYATNLAESVLQDAFIRLSQSQPTFNEEAAVSISVGSSCKSEDVSAARSWNELPKIVIVQSPDSCENVSDWPGSAFPNVCHWTESESSAEVSDYFEEEHANGQSQSALEMALACAATVIGTISSPQAAEKFRQDQETTDSKNGAVDNEETQTASSQLLEDCAGTEYSFPSALCGMTQVASAVAVCGLGEAKEEKYPATSGGLLPAAQTSAAITLHCSIAIGSSMEKLNDSIAEALLKEASTILTKPNTYKNVGHFMESMNGRIIETAARPQIPHSDGVIRDELAQNLSNIILRHSIEEVRKKRQLQPPSENSSSTQDIFMETANELLFNVIYFTCKKMNDIRQVEECSPLFSDSPKAKKVTRVEGWPTQATTHETSHRPLDHSAVKSFGTCYSATKELGNGTGTRKTNMRDINSKESATLNSELSRATGHNGLVAKTSPKKRYLKRTTRDCYKSPNQGSNQKKKDYRSFSDRENIFANNECRHGVQEQQSSNAAVNADNQLKHKCDAVLKDEVQVSLSLLGSHVLLPSQPVLQVKHSRDKYCITDFAEELAETVVSMATEIAAICLENSNGKQPWFCAWKRGNEYLVTQSLSCRTMKRKKETHANSSVVRKHRAPRLSEIKRKTDEHPELKEKLMNRVVDESINLEDAPDSVNIFANEVAAKIMNLTELSMVDSIWQGPNHPRNRLHCDRWSRAKASSCESIPEEDADSKASVNTLGLMNTFGQSVSQTSSVSKQSSCESITDEFSRFMVNQMENEGRGFDLLLDYYAGKNANNILTSALQQVAKKNGHLNVRPSCPSKQSSTESITEEFYRYMLREIEKENKDNLSSPRNSKDWCGSLLPPSLRSPFCFRQSSMPDTRSSSSRLTVNIPVKANSLDGFAQHHRDSLSVQPVSTVASSGLCKSDSCLYQRCKTDQITDMLIHETWASSIESLMRKNKIIADEAEVAEADRFHSDSPPHVEQYANRLAANIVESGKSLIVVQQDSFDSMSQDHMLESKYPQSTTQIQTKPKRDEINLDEKKEKMKSPGCLPAGQHREVPLIQIETDQRDEPDKDSESLTSHDSSGKEHQSNEKPPEAYAGKHTVSGSLLNSKNAQSRLDAEVPGETKTAEEFPNHLSSSEESTGSWSQLANDEDNPDDTSSYLQLSERSLSNGNSSTTSSLGIMDLEIYQENMSPSPIINELVEEKVFLKEQTENTEESTSGLSVGTANCQKDLLVINFDLEPECPDAELRATLQWIAASELGIPTIYFKKSQENRIEKFLDVVQLVQRKSWKVGDIFHAVVQYCKLSEEGREMTPSLFDWLLELG
- the SPHKAP gene encoding A-kinase anchor protein SPHKAP isoform X5, encoding MQEVPEHQGNSTDSSGSSLGSSVTACKKILCSNSLLESTDYWLQNQRTPCQIGFLEDKSESNCASVCFVNLDANRDDCSDEQVQQKLISVSPNLPKLISSMNVQPPKENEIVLLSGLTSGNLQADYEVPQCPWLADVCLVQCARGNRKNSASCIIFEINKFLIGLELVQERQLQIEAHVSKPEDDTNCSVSSIEEDFLTASEHLEEENEADEYKTVGHEKISVSESSSDIKKNKGKGFENLHYRKARLPFILEGNSINKENTATRVSEAVNAAAEDGISQPEDKPDQEIPWQKELVETATPSVSTSNLTSGVEHSCSVNVLEDVSLTKMAKEELGPLHDPIAKHISKVDIEECAGGRKSDPPWQHEQASTGQYATNLAESVLQDAFIRLSQSQPTFNEEAAVSISVGSSCKSEDVSAARSWNELPKIVIVQSPDSCENVSDWPGSAFPNVCHWTESESSAEVSDYFEEEHANGQSQSALEMALACAATVIGTISSPQAAEKFRQDQETTDSKNGAVDNEETQTASSQLLEDCAGTEYSFPSALCGMTQVASAVAVCGLGEAKEEKYPATSGGLLPAAQTSAAITLHCSIAIGSSMEKLNDSIAEALLKEASTILTKPNTYKNVGHFMESMNGRIIETAARPQIPHSDGVIRDELAQNLSNIILRHSIEEVRKKRQLQPPSENSSSTQDIFMETANELLFNVIYFTCKKMNDIRQVEECSPLFSDSPKAKKVTRVEGWPTQATTHETSHRPLDHSAVKSFGTCYSATKELGNGTGTRKTNMRDINSKESATLNSELSRATGHNGLVAKTSPKKRYLKRTTRDCYKSPNQGSNQKKKDYRSFSDRENIFANNECRHGVQEQQSSNAAVNADNQLKHKCDAVLKDEVQVSLSLLGSHVLLPSQPVLQVKHSRDKYCITDFAEELAETVVSMATEIAAICLENSNGKQPWFCAWKRGNEYLVTQSLSCRTMKRKKETHANSSVVRKHRAPRLSEIKRKTDEHPELKEKLMNRVVDESINLEDAPDSVNIFANEVAAKIMNLTELSMVDSIWQGPNHPRNRLHCDRWSRAKASSCESIPEEDADSKASVNTLGLMNTFGQSVSQTSSVSKQSSCESITDEFSRFMVNQMENEGRGFDLLLDYYAGKNANNILTSALQQVAKKNGHLNVRPSCPSKQSSTESITEEFYRYMLREIEKENKDNLSSPRNSKDWCGSLLPPSLRSPFCFRQSSMPDTRSSSSRLTVNIPVKANSLDGFAQHHRDSLSVQPVSTVASSGLCKSDSCLYQRCKTDQITDMLIHETWASSIESLMRKNKIIADEAEVAEADRFHSDSPPHVEQYANRLAANIVESGKSLIVVQQDSFDSMSQDHMLESKYPQSTTQIQTKPKRDEINLDEKKEKMKSPGCLPAGQHREVPLIQIETDQRDEPDKDSESLTSHDSSGKEHQSNEKPPEAYAGKHTVSGSLLNSKNAQSRLDAEVPGETKTAEEFPNHLSSSEESTGSWSQLANDEDNPDDTSSYLQLSERSLSNGNSSTTSSLGIMDLEIYQENMSPSPIINELVEEKVFLKEQTENTEESTSGLSVGTANCQKDLLVINFDLEPECPDAELRATLQWIAASELGIPTIYFKKSQENRIEKFLDVVQLVQRKSWKVGDIFHAVVQYCKLSEEGREMTPSLFDWLLELG
- the SPHKAP gene encoding A-kinase anchor protein SPHKAP isoform X4, whose protein sequence is MAGRPPPRSLLETKHFSYLINMLGLIKDAESNFESPLMQEVPEHQGNSTDSSGSSLGSSVTACKKILCSNSLLESTDYWLQNQRTPCQIGFLEDKSESNCASVCFVNLDANRDDCSDEQVQQKLISVSPNLPKLISSMNVQPPKENEIVLLSGLTSGNLQADYEVPQCPWLADVCLVQCARGNRKNSASCIIFEINKFLIGLELVQERQLQIEAHVSKPEDDTNCSVSSIEEDFLTASEHLEEENEADEYKTGHEKISVSESSSDIKKNKGKGFENLHYRKARLPFILEGNSINKENTATRVSEAVNAAAEDGISQPEDKPDQEIPWQKELVETATPSVSTSNLTSGVEHSCSVNVLEDVSLTKMAKEELGPLHDPIAKHISKVDIEECAGGRKSDPPWQHEQASTGQYATNLAESVLQDAFIRLSQSQPTFNEEAAVSISVGSSCKSEDVSAARSWNELPKIVIVQSPDSCENVSDWPGSAFPNVCHWTESESSAEVSDYFEEEHANGQSQSALEMALACAATVIGTISSPQAAEKFRQDQETTDSKNGAVDNEETQTASSQLLEDCAGTEYSFPSALCGMTQVASAVAVCGLGEAKEEKYPATSGGLLPAAQTSAAITLHCSIAIGSSMEKLNDSIAEALLKEASTILTKPNTYKNVGHFMESMNGRIIETAARPQIPHSDGVIRDELAQNLSNIILRHSIEEVRKKRQLQPPSENSSSTQDIFMETANELLFNVIYFTCKKMNDIRQVEECSPLFSDSPKAKKVTRVEGWPTQATTHETSHRPLDHSAVKSFGTCYSATKELGNGTGTRKTNMRDINSKESATLNSELSRATGHNGLVAKTSPKKRYLKRTTRDCYKSPNQGSNQKKKDYRSFSDRENIFANNECRHGVQEQQSSNAAVNADNQLKHKCDAVLKDEVQVSLSLLGSHVLLPSQPVLQVKHSRDKYCITDFAEELAETVVSMATEIAAICLENSNGKQPWFCAWKRGNEYLVTQSLSCRTMKRKKETHANSSVVRKHRAPRLSEIKRKTDEHPELKEKLMNRVVDESINLEDAPDSVNIFANEVAAKIMNLTELSMVDSIWQGPNHPRNRLHCDRWSRAKASSCESIPEEDADSKASVNTLGLMNTFGQSVSQTSSVSKQSSCESITDEFSRFMVNQMENEGRGFDLLLDYYAGKNANNILTSALQQVAKKNGHLNVRPSCPSKQSSTESITEEFYRYMLREIEKENKDNLSSPRNSKDWCGSLLPPSLRSPFCFRQSSMPDTRSSSSRLTVNIPVKANSLDGFAQHHRDSLSVQPVSTVASSGLCKSDSCLYQRCKTDQITDMLIHETWASSIESLMRKNKIIADEAEVAEADRFHSDSPPHVEQYANRLAANIVESGKSLIVVQQDSFDSMSQDHMLESKYPQSTTQIQTKPKRDEINLDEKKEKMKSPGCLPAGQHREVPLIQIETDQRDEPDKDSESLTSHDSSGKEHQSNEKPPEAYAGKHTVSGSLLNSKNAQSRLDAEVPGETKTAEEFPNHLSSSEESTGSWSQLANDEDNPDDTSSYLQLSERSLSELVEEKVFLKEQTENTEESTSGLSVGTANCQKDLLVINFDLEPECPDAELRATLQWIAASELGIPTIYFKKSQENRIEKFLDVVQLVQRKSWKVGDIFHAVVQYCKLSEEGREMTPSLFDWLLELG
- the SPHKAP gene encoding A-kinase anchor protein SPHKAP isoform X6, producing MQEVPEHQGNSTDSSGSSLGSSVTACKKVCFVNLDANRDDCSDEQVQQKLISVSPNLPKLISSMNVQPPKENEIVLLSGLTSGNLQADYEVPQCPWLADVCLVQCARGNRKNSASCIIFEINKFLIGLELVQERQLQIEAHVSKPEDDTNCSVSSIEEDFLTASEHLEEENEADEYKTVGHEKISVSESSSDIKKNKGKGFENLHYRKARLPFILEGNSINKENTATRVSEAVNAAAEDGISQPEDKPDQEIPWQKELVETATPSVSTSNLTSGVEHSCSVNVLEDVSLTKMAKEELGPLHDPIAKHISKVDIEECAGGRKSDPPWQHEQASTGQYATNLAESVLQDAFIRLSQSQPTFNEEAAVSISVGSSCKSEDVSAARSWNELPKIVIVQSPDSCENVSDWPGSAFPNVCHWTESESSAEVSDYFEEEHANGQSQSALEMALACAATVIGTISSPQAAEKFRQDQETTDSKNGAVDNEETQTASSQLLEDCAGTEYSFPSALCGMTQVASAVAVCGLGEAKEEKYPATSGGLLPAAQTSAAITLHCSIAIGSSMEKLNDSIAEALLKEASTILTKPNTYKNVGHFMESMNGRIIETAARPQIPHSDGVIRDELAQNLSNIILRHSIEEVRKKRQLQPPSENSSSTQDIFMETANELLFNVIYFTCKKMNDIRQVEECSPLFSDSPKAKKVTRVEGWPTQATTHETSHRPLDHSAVKSFGTCYSATKELGNGTGTRKTNMRDINSKESATLNSELSRATGHNGLVAKTSPKKRYLKRTTRDCYKSPNQGSNQKKKDYRSFSDRENIFANNECRHGVQEQQSSNAAVNADNQLKHKCDAVLKDEVQVSLSLLGSHVLLPSQPVLQVKHSRDKYCITDFAEELAETVVSMATEIAAICLENSNGKQPWFCAWKRGNEYLVTQSLSCRTMKRKKETHANSSVVRKHRAPRLSEIKRKTDEHPELKEKLMNRVVDESINLEDAPDSVNIFANEVAAKIMNLTELSMVDSIWQGPNHPRNRLHCDRWSRAKASSCESIPEEDADSKASVNTLGLMNTFGQSVSQTSSVSKQSSCESITDEFSRFMVNQMENEGRGFDLLLDYYAGKNANNILTSALQQVAKKNGHLNVRPSCPSKQSSTESITEEFYRYMLREIEKENKDNLSSPRNSKDWCGSLLPPSLRSPFCFRQSSMPDTRSSSSRLTVNIPVKANSLDGFAQHHRDSLSVQPVSTVASSGLCKSDSCLYQRCKTDQITDMLIHETWASSIESLMRKNKIIADEAEVAEADRFHSDSPPHVEQYANRLAANIVESGKSLIVVQQDSFDSMSQDHMLESKYPQSTTQIQTKPKRDEINLDEKKEKMKSPGCLPAGQHREVPLIQIETDQRDEPDKDSESLTSHDSSGKEHQSNEKPPEAYAGKHTVSGSLLNSKNAQSRLDAEVPGETKTAEEFPNHLSSSEESTGSWSQLANDEDNPDDTSSYLQLSERSLSNGNSSTTSSLGIMDLEIYQENMSPSPIINELVEEKVFLKEQTENTEESTSGLSVGTANCQKDLLVINFDLEPECPDAELRATLQWIAASELGIPTIYFKKSQENRIEKFLDVVQLVQRKSWKVGDIFHAVVQYCKLSEEGREMTPSLFDWLLELG
- the SPHKAP gene encoding A-kinase anchor protein SPHKAP isoform X2 codes for the protein MAGRPPPRSLLETKHFSYLINMLGLIKDAESNFESPLMQEVPEHQGNSTDSSGSSLGSSVTACKKILCSNSLLESTDYWLQNQRTPCQIGFLEDKSESNCASVCFVNLDANRDDCSDEQVQQKLISVSPNLPKLISSMNVQPPKENEIVLLSGLTSGNLQADYEVPQCPWLADVCLVQCARGNRKNSASCIIFEINKFLIGLELVQERQLQIEAHVSKPEDDTNCSVSSIEEDFLTASEHLEEENEADEYKTGHEKISVSESSSDIKKNKGKGFENLHYRKARLPFILEGNSINKENTATRVSEAVNAAAEDGISQPEDKPDQEIPWQKELVETATPSVSTSNLTSGVEHSCSVNVLEDVSLTKMAKEELGPLHDPIAKHISKVDIEECAGGRKSDPPWQHEQASTGQYATNLAESVLQDAFIRLSQSQPTFNEEAAVSISVGSSCKSEDVSAARSWNELPKIVIVQSPDSCENVSDWPGSAFPNVCHWTESESSAEVSDYFEEEHANGQSQSALEMALACAATVIGTISSPQAAEKFRQDQETTDSKNGAVDNEETQTASSQLLEDCAGTEYSFPSALCGMTQVASAVAVCGLGEAKEEKYPATSGGLLPAAQTSAAITLHCSIAIGSSMEKLNDSIAEALLKEASTILTKPNTYKNVGHFMESMNGRIIETAARPQIPHSDGVIRDELAQNLSNIILRHSIEEVRKKRQLQPPSENSSSTQDIFMETANELLFNVIYFTCKKMNDIRQVEECSPLFSDSPKAKKVTRVEGWPTQATTHETSHRPLDHSAVKSFGTCYSATKELGNGTGTRKTNMRDINSKESATLNSELSRATGHNGLVAKTSPKKRYLKRTTRDCYKSPNQGSNQKKKDYRSFSDRENIFANNECRHGVQEQQSSNAAVNADNQLKHKCDAVLKDEVQVSLSLLGSHVLLPSQPVLQVKHSRDKYCITDFAEELAETVVSMATEIAAICLENSNGKQPWFCAWKRGNEYLVTQSLSCRTMKRKKETHANSSVVRKHRAPRLSEIKRKTDEHPELKEKLMNRVVDESINLEDAPDSVNIFANEVAAKIMNLTELSMVDSIWQGPNHPRNRLHCDRWSRAKASSCESIPEEDADSKASVNTLGLMNTFGQSVSQTSSVSKQSSCESITDEFSRFMVNQMENEGRGFDLLLDYYAGKNANNILTSALQQVAKKNGHLNVRPSCPSKQSSTESITEEFYRYMLREIEKENKDNLSSPRNSKDWCGSLLPPSLRSPFCFRQSSMPDTRSSSSRLTVNIPVKANSLDGFAQHHRDSLSVQPVSTVASSGLCKSDSCLYQRCKTDQITDMLIHETWASSIESLMRKNKIIADEAEVAEADRFHSDSPPHVEQYANRLAANIVESGKSLIVVQQDSFDSMSQDHMLESKYPQSTTQIQTKPKRDEINLDEKKEKMKSPGCLPAGQHREVPLIQIETDQRDEPDKDSESLTSHDSSGKEHQSNEKPPEAYAGKHTVSGSLLNSKNAQSRLDAEVPGETKTAEEFPNHLSSSEESTGSWSQLANDEDNPDDTSSYLQLSERSLSNGNSSTTSSLGIMDLEIYQENMSPSPIINELVEEKVFLKEQTENTEESTSGLSVGTANCQKDLLVINFDLEPECPDAELRATLQWIAASELGIPTIYFKKSQENRIEKFLDVVQLVQRKSWKVGDIFHAVVQYCKLSEEGREMTPSLFDWLLELG